The genomic interval GGAAGCAACAATACCTATGCCGTTGAAGTAACTGTTACGGATGCTGGGGGGCTGAGTACCGCGCAACTGCTCACCATTACCGTCACGAATGTCAATGAAGCGCCCAGCATTGTCAGCACCGCTGCTGTCGATGTTGCAGAAAACACCA from Leptolyngbya sp. CCY15150 carries:
- a CDS encoding VCBS domain-containing protein, with translation GSNNTYAVEVTVTDAGGLSTAQLLTITVTNVNEAPSIVSTAAVDVAENTTAVIDVQSTDDTNSEGNGLSYTLSGGNDQAFFDINAT